aaatggcatgaggaggtagtgAAAAACCAAACGAATCTCGGCGCATTCACTATTCTGCTCTGAGTCTATGGTAACAACAGATGGACTCGTTGCGCCTGTGTGCCACTGCCGGAGTCGACAGTGCATTTGTGGGTGAGGAACGACGGCAAAGGCGGAAGAAGGCGCATCAGCAGTCAGATTGGAAGCTAACTGGTTGTTGCAAGATGCTTGTAAACGACAGTTATCTGCACGGGATTTAAGAATAAGCCAACATTCAAGTTTGAGCGCCTGAATGGAGCAACAAGACCTGAACCAAGATTTAgattaaaacaaatatatatatatatatatatatatatatatatatatatatatatatatatatatatatatatatattcaacacAAGCTCAGATAAGACAGATAATGGCGAGCAGAAGAAAATCAACAACGCCTTGCATGGTCCCTCCTGTTCAAATGGTGGATTCAGACCCTGACATGGAGGTCGTtaaagagggagacggagaggctgAGGAGGGGGCCGCTAACTGTCCTGTGGAAAACTCAACTGAAAGCATCCCGAATGAGGATGACTCACAGGCCATCGACCACTTCATTAAAACTATGGACTCGAGTACGGCAGAAGGAGGTTATGAGTGCAAGTACTGCAGCTTTCAGACCTCACAGCTCAATATGTTTACCTTGCATGTGGACACTGAGCACCCAAATATAGTTCTAAACTCATCTTATGTGTGTGTTGAATGTGACTTTCACACCAAGAGATATGATGCATTGTTGGAGCATAATGCACGTCACCACCCTGGAGAAGACAATTTCACCAGGACTATGGTGAAACGCAACAATCAAACCATCTTTGAGCATCAAAGCATCAACCATGACTTGACCTTTGATGGCAGTTTTGTTAAGGTTGAGGAGGATGATGACACATCCTGTAAGGGTATTGCCCTAAGCAAAACGCCAATCATGAAGATCAAGAGTAGGTCTGAGGCCAAGAAGTTTACAGGGTCACACAAAATGGCAGATTACAGTGTCATTAAAGTGGAGagtgatggggaggaagagatggaggaggtgGTCCCCCCTCCTGTCACCCCCAATGTAGTGGCTGTGTCGACCCCTCTGACCATTCAACCTATTCAGCAAAGCATAATGGTCAACAGCCCAAACGTGCTCCAAATAAAGACCAGTAACTCTGCCACAATGCTCCCCCCAGGGACATTGGCTCAAGTTCTGTCTGCCTTACAGAATCAGCAGACCTCCCAGACCCAGCTCCTCATCCCGGTCAGTAGTATCCCCACATACAATGGGGCCATGGACAATAATGTCCTGCTGGTCAGCGCCTACAACAGGTTCCCTTACCCATCTGTGTCAGAAATCATGGGCCTAGCAGCCCAAACCAAGTTCACAGAGGAGCAAATAAAGGTATGGTTCTCTGCTCAGCGGCTGAAGCACGGTGTGAGCTGGACcccggaggaggtggaggaggccaGGAGGAAAAAGTTTAACGGCTCAGTGCAGGCGGTGCCACAGACCATCACTGTCATCCCAGCCAATTTTGCAACAGCAGCCAATGGCCTGCAGTCCATCTTTCAGACTTGTCAGATTGTAGGGCAACCAGGGATGGTTTTGACTCAGGTCGGGGGTGGCAACGCTGTCCCTGTGGCCTCACCCATCACGTTAGCTGTAGCTGGGATCCCCAACCCCGGAACCAGTGTCAGTAAGGTGCCAGAACCCTCCACCTCTGAGACCGCTTCTCCACTCAGTCCCGATTCCCTGGGAGCGCGACCTAAAAAATCCAAGGAGCAACTAGCAGAGCTGAAGGCCAGTTACCTGAGACGACAGTTTGCCACTGAGGCAGAAATCTCTCGGTTGATGAAGGTCACTAACCTCACCAAAAGAGCAATAAAGAAGTGGTTCAGCGATACACGCTATAACCAACGCAACTCAAAGGACCACCACGGCGTTGCCTTAAATGACATTTCAGTCAGCGCCAACAGtaacgacggcagcagcagcacagccattgTGATCGACTCCAGCGACGAAGCCAGTGAATCCTCTCCGACAACCCAAGGGCCCATTTATGATCCACGAATCAAGTTCCGCCACGCCTTTCCTGACTTCACACCTCAGAAGTTCAAGGAAAAGACTCCGGAGCAGCTTCTGCTTTTGGAGGCCAGCTACCAGAAGTCTGACAAACCTAGCGATGAGGAGCTAAGTAGGCTTAGAATGGAGACTAAACTGACTAGGCGAGAGGTGGACGCCTGGTTCTCCGAGAGGAGAAAAATGCCAGTGGACTCTGATGGCGCAGAGGAGCCGGAGAGTGAACGGATCAAAGCGCCTTCCTCTGGGCAAGAGGCTCAGACTCCACCCAGCGGCCGAAAGATAATGAAGAAAACCCCAGAGCAGCTACACGTCCTGAAAAGCACCTTTGTTCGTACCCAGTGGCCCTCTGCTGAAGAGTACGACAAGATGGCAGAGGAGAGCGGGTTACCCAGAACCTACATTGTTAACTGGTTTGGAGACACCCGGTATGCCTGCAAGAACAGTAACCTGAAGTGGTACTACTTGTACCAGAGTGGAAAAGTTAACGAGGCAATGAACGGAGGTGAACTTAAGA
The Salmo salar unplaced genomic scaffold, Ssal_v3.1, whole genome shotgun sequence genome window above contains:
- the LOC123731746 gene encoding zinc fingers and homeoboxes protein 1-like encodes the protein MASRRKSTTPCMVPPVQMVDSDPDMEVVKEGDGEAEEGAANCPVENSTESIPNEDDSQAIDHFIKTMDSSTAEGGYECKYCSFQTSQLNMFTLHVDTEHPNIVLNSSYVCVECDFHTKRYDALLEHNARHHPGEDNFTRTMVKRNNQTIFEHQSINHDLTFDGSFVKVEEDDDTSCKGIALSKTPIMKIKSRSEAKKFTGSHKMADYSVIKVESDGEEEMEEVVPPPVTPNVVAVSTPLTIQPIQQSIMVNSPNVLQIKTSNSATMLPPGTLAQVLSALQNQQTSQTQLLIPVSSIPTYNGAMDNNVLLVSAYNRFPYPSVSEIMGLAAQTKFTEEQIKVWFSAQRLKHGVSWTPEEVEEARRKKFNGSVQAVPQTITVIPANFATAANGLQSIFQTCQIVGQPGMVLTQVGGGNAVPVASPITLAVAGIPNPGTSVSKVPEPSTSETASPLSPDSLGARPKKSKEQLAELKASYLRRQFATEAEISRLMKVTNLTKRAIKKWFSDTRYNQRNSKDHHGVALNDISVSANSNDGSSSTAIVIDSSDEASESSPTTQGPIYDPRIKFRHAFPDFTPQKFKEKTPEQLLLLEASYQKSDKPSDEELSRLRMETKLTRREVDAWFSERRKMPVDSDGAEEPESERIKAPSSGQEAQTPPSGRKIMKKTPEQLHVLKSTFVRTQWPSAEEYDKMAEESGLPRTYIVNWFGDTRYACKNSNLKWYYLYQSGKVNEAMNGGELKKKPRKRFRGWSRRTRRPYPCKQTTPAIKVKTGKEILKEHYLKHKVLNEKDLDELVAKSSMSYEQVRDWFAEISRREEKGLDPFSDGEEETHGDSEAEMEVKEQGDVVTDEKNDNKDDENNNDEVENNDNETTEEPQCIKQSQPESEDQ